In Amycolatopsis endophytica, the following are encoded in one genomic region:
- a CDS encoding oxidoreductase, with amino-acid sequence MTANTLAGGTFTMTQDVTVGRMGYGAMQLAGPGVLGPPADRGAAVALLREAVELGVNHFDTADFYGPHITNQIIREALHPYDGLVVVTKVGAVRDADGGWVHERSPEQLRAQVHDNLRNLGVDALDVVNLRVGGGDDGHSAVPGSIAEPFTALAEMRQEGLIKYLGISTVNAEQVAQAQSIAPVVCVQNGYNVAHREDDDLVASLAAQGIAYVPYFPLGGFSPLQSKTLDDVAARLGTTPMAVALAWLLQRSPNILLIPGTSSAAHLRENVAAATLELPADALTELNAIA; translated from the coding sequence ATGACAGCGAACACACTGGCCGGCGGGACCTTCACGATGACGCAGGACGTGACGGTCGGCCGCATGGGCTACGGCGCGATGCAGCTGGCCGGACCGGGCGTGCTCGGCCCGCCCGCCGACCGCGGCGCCGCGGTCGCCCTGCTGCGCGAGGCCGTCGAGCTGGGCGTCAACCACTTCGACACGGCCGACTTCTACGGCCCGCACATCACGAACCAGATCATCCGCGAGGCCCTGCACCCCTACGACGGGCTGGTCGTGGTGACCAAGGTCGGCGCGGTGCGCGACGCCGACGGCGGCTGGGTGCACGAGCGCTCGCCCGAACAGCTGCGTGCCCAGGTCCACGACAACCTGCGCAACCTCGGCGTCGACGCGCTCGACGTGGTCAACCTGCGCGTCGGTGGTGGCGACGACGGGCACTCGGCGGTGCCCGGCTCGATCGCCGAGCCGTTCACCGCGCTCGCCGAGATGCGGCAGGAGGGGCTGATCAAGTACCTCGGAATCAGCACGGTCAACGCGGAGCAGGTGGCGCAGGCGCAGTCGATCGCGCCGGTCGTGTGCGTGCAGAACGGCTACAACGTCGCCCACCGCGAGGACGACGACCTGGTCGCCTCGCTGGCCGCGCAGGGCATCGCGTACGTGCCGTACTTCCCGCTCGGCGGTTTTTCGCCGCTGCAGTCGAAGACGCTCGATGACGTCGCCGCCCGCCTCGGCACGACCCCGATGGCCGTCGCGCTGGCGTGGCTGCTGCAGCGCTCGCCGAACATCCTGCTCATCCCGGGCACCTCCTCCGCGGCGCACCTCCGCGAAAACGTCGCGGCCGCCACGCTGGAGCTGCCCGCCGACGCCCTCACCGAACTGAACGCCATCGCCTGA
- a CDS encoding Fur family transcriptional regulator translates to MPHPVSPVRDQLKAAGLRITAPRVAVLEWLAGHPHSTAEQVTAGVRVVLGSVSAQAVYDVLRACANAELVRRIEPAGHPARFETRTGDNHHHLVCRGCGRAEDVDCVHGAAPCLAPSDTAGFVVEEAEVVFWGLCPACSTIHHDKEVSA, encoded by the coding sequence ATGCCTCACCCAGTCAGCCCCGTGCGGGACCAGCTCAAAGCCGCCGGCCTGCGGATCACCGCTCCGCGGGTCGCCGTGCTGGAGTGGCTCGCCGGGCATCCGCACAGCACCGCCGAGCAGGTCACGGCGGGTGTTCGTGTGGTGCTCGGTTCCGTGTCGGCCCAGGCGGTCTACGACGTCCTGCGTGCCTGCGCGAACGCGGAGCTGGTGCGGCGCATCGAACCGGCCGGTCACCCGGCCCGGTTCGAGACGCGAACCGGGGACAACCACCACCACCTCGTCTGCCGCGGCTGTGGCCGGGCCGAGGACGTCGACTGCGTCCACGGTGCCGCGCCCTGCCTGGCGCCGTCCGACACCGCGGGTTTCGTGGTGGAGGAGGCGGAGGTCGTCTTCTGGGGTCTGTGTCCGGCCTGTTCCACCATCCACCACGACAAGGAGGTGTCGGCGTGA
- a CDS encoding PH domain-containing protein — MNRLRPPRHGVHPAARRWWTVQALLVLSGPALLTALTLAILALLFFPGALVWLGPLLLVTLVLPAIAYLTVMPRWRYRVHAWELGEFAVYAASGWFWQRRRIAPLSRVQTVDVVRGPVQQSFGLATIVVTTASTAGNVKIAGLSDEDAEQIAARIGEAAQAVPGEAT; from the coding sequence GTGAACCGGTTACGGCCACCACGGCACGGGGTGCACCCGGCGGCCCGCCGCTGGTGGACCGTGCAGGCCCTGCTGGTGCTGTCCGGCCCGGCGCTGCTGACCGCGCTGACGCTGGCGATCCTGGCGCTGCTGTTCTTCCCCGGCGCGCTGGTCTGGCTCGGTCCGCTGCTGCTGGTGACGCTGGTGCTGCCCGCCATCGCCTACCTGACCGTGATGCCGCGGTGGCGGTACCGGGTGCACGCGTGGGAGCTGGGCGAGTTCGCCGTCTACGCGGCGAGCGGCTGGTTCTGGCAGCGGCGGCGGATCGCCCCGCTGTCGCGCGTGCAGACGGTCGACGTCGTGCGCGGGCCGGTCCAGCAGTCCTTCGGGCTGGCCACCATAGTCGTCACGACGGCGTCGACGGCCGGGAACGTCAAGATCGCCGGCCTGTCGGACGAGGACGCCGAGCAGATCGCCGCCCGCATCGGCGAAGCCGCCCAGGCCGTGCCCGGGGAGGCGACATGA
- a CDS encoding MFS transporter, with translation MPLQPYRRVLAVPGVPTAMLLFFLTRLPMTATGITLTLHVVSDLGRGYGQAGLVGTATMLGSALGAPLVGRMIDRHGLRPVTAVCGSTSAVFWLATPHLPYAALLATALPAGMLVLPASSIARQVLTALVPPESRRSAYSLDSVLLEASFMIGPSAGIALSTQVSSTLALSGIGVCFGLGTLALYWFDPPVRHEAEAVSAERPPMREWLTPRLVGALLVAAGALFCLIGTELATLAALRSTGEVGWTGVVIAVMCVASVIGGVVHGAVRRSLSQARLMLLLTVLVIPVGFATGLPWWLLALALVPTNLACAPTLASTAEEITGLAPPRVRGEAMGLLDSATRLGMAAGSPVVGFVIDHSGPGWGFAAAGVFGLGFALVAFALRRRTVHAPAAAAL, from the coding sequence GTGCCCCTCCAGCCGTACCGCCGCGTCCTCGCCGTGCCCGGCGTGCCGACGGCGATGCTGCTGTTCTTCCTCACCCGCCTGCCGATGACGGCCACCGGCATCACGCTGACGCTGCACGTGGTCAGCGACCTCGGCCGCGGCTACGGGCAGGCCGGCCTGGTCGGCACCGCGACGATGCTCGGCAGCGCGCTCGGCGCCCCGCTGGTCGGCCGGATGATCGACCGCCACGGCCTGCGCCCGGTGACCGCGGTCTGCGGTTCGACGTCGGCGGTGTTCTGGCTCGCGACCCCGCACCTGCCGTACGCGGCGCTGCTCGCGACGGCACTGCCCGCGGGGATGCTCGTGCTGCCCGCCAGCTCGATCGCCCGGCAGGTCCTCACCGCGCTGGTGCCGCCGGAGTCGCGGCGCTCGGCGTACTCGCTCGACTCGGTCCTGCTCGAAGCCTCGTTCATGATCGGGCCGAGCGCCGGGATCGCCCTGTCCACGCAGGTGTCCTCGACGCTCGCGCTGAGCGGGATCGGCGTGTGTTTCGGCCTCGGGACTCTCGCGCTGTACTGGTTCGACCCGCCTGTCCGGCACGAGGCCGAGGCGGTCAGCGCGGAGCGGCCGCCGATGCGCGAATGGCTCACGCCGCGGCTCGTCGGCGCCCTGCTGGTCGCCGCGGGCGCGTTGTTCTGCCTGATCGGCACGGAACTGGCGACGCTCGCCGCGCTGCGGTCGACCGGCGAGGTGGGCTGGACGGGCGTCGTGATCGCGGTGATGTGTGTCGCGTCGGTGATCGGCGGGGTCGTGCACGGCGCGGTCCGGCGGTCGCTGTCGCAGGCGCGGCTCATGCTGCTGCTGACCGTGCTCGTGATCCCGGTCGGGTTCGCCACCGGGCTGCCGTGGTGGCTGCTGGCGCTCGCGCTGGTGCCGACGAACCTGGCCTGCGCGCCGACGCTCGCCTCCACCGCGGAGGAGATCACCGGCCTCGCGCCGCCTCGGGTTCGCGGTGAGGCGATGGGCCTGCTCGACTCGGCGACCCGGCTCGGCATGGCCGCGGGCAGCCCGGTGGTCGGGTTCGTGATCGACCACAGTGGCCCCGGCTGGGGTTTCGCGGCGGCAGGCGTGTTCGGGCTCGGGTTCGCGCTGGTGGCGTTCGCGCTGCGCCGTCGCACGGTCCACGCGCCCGCTGCGGCTGCGCTGTGA
- a CDS encoding aspartate-semialdehyde dehydrogenase, translated as MAPTLALVGATGAVGTVMIDIINGRESVPWGEIRLIASPRSAGKKITVRGEELTVIALSPEAFDGVDVAMFDVPDEISAEWAPVAAERGAVAVDNSGAFRMDDEVPLVVPEVNADKTRERPRGIIANPNCTTLSMMAALGALHREFGLTELVVASYQAASGAGQPGIDRLQAELAAVSGKGLGAKAGDVRAELEGAGLSLSDTPFAGTPLALNVVPAAGSYKGDGWFSEELKVRNESRKILGIPDLKVSATCVRVPVVTTHSLAVHATFAREVTVEAAHKVFEAQQSIVLVDDPENGKFPSPAEVVGGDPTFVGRVRQALDFPNTLDFFVCGDNLRKGAALNTYEIAEKLAPEFE; from the coding sequence ATGGCACCCACATTGGCTCTGGTCGGCGCGACCGGTGCGGTCGGCACCGTCATGATCGACATCATCAACGGGCGCGAAAGCGTGCCGTGGGGCGAGATCCGCCTGATCGCCTCGCCGCGGTCGGCAGGCAAGAAGATCACCGTGCGCGGCGAGGAACTGACCGTCATCGCGCTGTCCCCGGAGGCGTTCGACGGCGTCGACGTCGCGATGTTCGACGTGCCGGACGAGATCTCCGCCGAGTGGGCGCCGGTCGCGGCCGAGCGTGGCGCGGTCGCGGTCGACAACTCCGGCGCGTTCCGGATGGACGACGAGGTGCCGCTGGTGGTGCCCGAGGTCAACGCCGACAAGACGCGTGAGCGGCCGCGCGGCATCATCGCGAACCCGAACTGCACGACGCTGTCGATGATGGCGGCACTGGGTGCGCTGCACCGCGAGTTCGGCCTGACCGAGCTGGTCGTCGCGTCCTACCAGGCGGCCTCCGGGGCGGGCCAGCCCGGCATCGACCGGTTGCAGGCCGAACTGGCCGCGGTGTCCGGCAAGGGCCTCGGCGCGAAGGCCGGTGACGTGCGGGCCGAGCTGGAGGGCGCCGGTCTGTCGCTTTCGGACACTCCGTTCGCCGGGACCCCGCTGGCGTTGAACGTCGTTCCCGCCGCCGGTTCCTACAAGGGCGACGGCTGGTTCTCCGAGGAGCTGAAAGTCCGCAACGAATCGCGGAAGATTCTCGGCATTCCGGACCTCAAGGTGTCCGCGACCTGCGTCCGCGTCCCGGTCGTCACCACCCACTCGCTGGCGGTGCACGCGACCTTCGCGCGTGAGGTGACGGTCGAGGCCGCGCACAAGGTGTTCGAGGCCCAGCAGTCGATCGTGCTGGTCGACGACCCGGAGAACGGGAAGTTCCCGAGCCCGGCCGAGGTCGTCGGCGGTGACCCGACCTTCGTGGGCCGGGTGCGGCAGGCGCTGGACTTCCCGAACACGCTGGACTTCTTCGTGTGCGGCGACAACCTGCGCAAGGGCGCGGCGTTGAACACGTACGAAATCGCGGAGAAGCTGGCTCCCGAGTTCGAGTGA
- a CDS encoding TetR/AcrR family transcriptional regulator — protein MPRQVDHEARKTAIARALWRVAEARGLDRVSLREVATEAGISLGQLQHYFANRDEMMIFAMEFMGRKNVERVAARMMTLAEPTPRARLRAIAHEMVPIDDRAEAGSLMQLSFLLESARNESLRDFATRQAAGLRNTLEGIVALAIRSGDLSADCDPAEEAALLIALAQGLRSDFHLGALTAEQTVALMDRYLDRLLIQVN, from the coding sequence GTGCCCAGACAGGTGGACCACGAGGCGCGGAAAACGGCGATCGCCCGGGCGCTGTGGCGGGTGGCCGAAGCACGCGGGCTGGACAGGGTGAGCCTGCGCGAGGTCGCCACGGAGGCCGGGATTTCGCTGGGCCAGCTCCAGCACTACTTCGCCAACCGCGACGAGATGATGATCTTCGCCATGGAGTTCATGGGCCGCAAGAACGTGGAACGTGTCGCCGCGCGGATGATGACCCTCGCCGAACCGACGCCGCGGGCCCGGCTCCGCGCGATCGCCCACGAGATGGTGCCGATCGACGACCGCGCCGAGGCCGGCAGCCTGATGCAGCTCAGTTTCCTCCTCGAATCCGCCCGCAACGAGTCCCTGCGCGACTTCGCCACGCGACAGGCCGCGGGCCTGCGGAACACTCTCGAAGGCATCGTCGCGCTGGCCATCCGCTCCGGCGACCTGTCCGCGGACTGCGACCCGGCCGAGGAGGCCGCCCTGCTCATCGCGCTGGCGCAGGGTCTGCGGTCCGACTTCCACCTCGGCGCCCTCACCGCCGAGCAGACGGTCGCGCTGATGGACCGCTACCTCGACCGGCTGTTGATTCAAGTCAACTGA
- a CDS encoding PH domain-containing protein, translating to MTWQRPHPRSLLVDNAWLAAPLGSAALTLLATGGRGNPQMWITLGTIAIVFAVITACGMLRRRVTRYRVTGDAFELVSGLFTRHVRKVPLTRIRNVDLTAPPVHRVLGLVVVRVGTAGEGELRLDALDRPAAEALRARLARPEPSDEPVLATWNPRWIRYAPLTFWAVGGVFVAAGSLYRVLDGFGIEPWRIGVVREAFSAFGASALWLTIPVLLLGILMLGSAGAVALYIENWWRFRVEWTGAGALGVRRGLFTTRSVTMDRARLRGVQLAEPLPLRAGGGAKVSAVAGGLGDEDETRHRSAVLPPAPLAEALRVVRRVAGHAVFGRTLIPHPPVARRRRFRRGMLFVVLPLTAAMVVPGVVFGPGYLLGGAAFLALATPVTAWLARDAYRNLGHGFDEEFLIARAGTFTRRTTALQRSGVVAWTFTSSPFTRRAGLVTLTAAVAAGEQGYRIPDLDTAHAEEFAETAAPGILTEFLAPAWESAFTQPAGTAYVQA from the coding sequence ATGACCTGGCAGCGTCCGCACCCGAGAAGCCTCCTTGTCGACAACGCGTGGCTCGCCGCCCCGCTGGGGTCGGCCGCGCTGACCCTGCTGGCGACCGGCGGCCGCGGCAATCCCCAGATGTGGATCACCCTGGGGACGATCGCGATCGTGTTCGCCGTGATCACCGCGTGCGGCATGCTCCGCCGCCGCGTCACTCGGTACCGGGTCACCGGCGACGCGTTCGAACTCGTGTCCGGGCTGTTCACCCGCCACGTGCGGAAGGTCCCGCTGACCAGGATCCGCAACGTCGACCTCACCGCCCCGCCGGTCCACCGCGTGCTCGGGCTGGTCGTCGTCCGCGTCGGCACCGCGGGCGAGGGTGAACTGCGGCTGGACGCGCTCGACCGGCCCGCGGCGGAGGCGCTGCGGGCGCGGCTGGCGCGCCCCGAACCGTCGGACGAGCCGGTGCTCGCGACGTGGAACCCGCGGTGGATCCGGTACGCGCCACTGACCTTCTGGGCGGTCGGCGGGGTGTTCGTCGCGGCCGGTTCGCTGTACCGCGTGCTGGACGGTTTCGGCATCGAGCCGTGGCGGATCGGCGTCGTGCGGGAAGCGTTTTCCGCTTTCGGCGCCAGCGCGCTGTGGCTCACGATCCCAGTGCTGCTGCTGGGAATCCTCATGCTCGGTAGCGCCGGCGCGGTCGCGCTGTACATCGAGAACTGGTGGCGCTTTCGCGTCGAGTGGACGGGTGCGGGTGCGCTGGGAGTGCGCCGGGGCCTGTTCACGACGCGCTCGGTAACGATGGACCGGGCGCGGCTGCGCGGGGTGCAGCTGGCCGAACCGCTTCCGCTGCGCGCGGGTGGCGGCGCGAAGGTCTCCGCGGTCGCGGGCGGCCTCGGTGACGAGGACGAAACCCGGCACCGCAGTGCTGTCCTGCCTCCCGCGCCGCTGGCCGAAGCGCTGCGAGTGGTGCGGCGGGTCGCAGGGCACGCCGTGTTCGGCCGCACGCTGATCCCGCACCCGCCGGTCGCGCGGCGTCGCCGGTTCCGGCGCGGAATGCTCTTCGTGGTTCTGCCGCTCACCGCCGCGATGGTCGTCCCGGGCGTGGTGTTCGGTCCCGGTTACCTCCTCGGCGGCGCCGCGTTCCTGGCGCTCGCGACACCGGTCACGGCCTGGCTGGCCCGCGACGCCTACCGCAACCTCGGGCACGGCTTCGACGAGGAGTTCCTGATCGCCCGCGCCGGCACGTTCACCCGCCGGACCACGGCCCTGCAGCGGTCCGGGGTCGTCGCCTGGACCTTCACCTCGTCCCCGTTCACCCGCCGGGCAGGTCTGGTCACCCTCACCGCGGCGGTGGCCGCGGGCGAGCAGGGCTACCGCATTCCGGACCTGGACACCGCACACGCCGAGGAGTTCGCCGAGACCGCGGCACCCGGGATCCTCACCGAATTCCTGGCACCCGCGTGGGAAAGCGCATTCACGCAGCCGGCGGGGACCGCCTACGTGCAGGCCTGA
- a CDS encoding SdrD B-like domain-containing protein → MARHVLAALVCAVALLGMSAPLLVASADDTDGPLTVRVVRGEAGVGGILVVATDPSGASVSGVTGPDGAAQLATAPLSGGKYRVDASIPASMSDLKPAAEDANRASLTEFVDVSGGKAVTLTMGVGAMDGPVQLGDRTWFDTDGDGVQDGDEPPLPGVKVQLLACDGGGAPLAEKTTDGAGRYLFGPAEGLQPNTCYTVRFDFGGVNTAALPGSPPVDGLKWTTPRTGDQSLDSDVDPSAATVRVTVGPPGSVDHTVDAGVVGGLNRVGDVVWADVNRNGLQDPGEPGIADIGVRLQKADGTPVAGTSTGPHGQYAFSHLPDGAYQVCFDTAELPPQYGDYQLTKPRAGNPGQDSAPDPATGCTAPTELKPDRTQDLTLDAGLAPPVNRIAALVWQDDDGDGQAGAIEPGIAGVPVKLRSEDGTQFAMTTTGPDGRYAFDDLPSGSFAVCFDLANLPPSAADFTPVPKSAASGADPATGCTSVVTLGLGKREETTLNVGLAAPPNRIGDRVWTDTNRNGIADAAESGPSGVPVKLLRADGTEESTTTTGADGQYRFSGMPDGTYQVCVDRAALPSPVTGYQFTRPRAGESTKDSDVDLATGCTRPVSVGVGSREDNTVGVGLLPARNRVGDLLWVDRDGNGAQDPDEPGAAGVAVTMTDTEGRPVATTRTAADGSYLLDDLPDGTYRVCFDLGEAYRDFRLAAGEDGCAGPVNVGPKPHEDLSVRVALVSGNPAVVPAAQESSSGGGGFPVGWVLFGVVAAFGLVVGVRWWKAAGQDE, encoded by the coding sequence GTGGCAAGGCATGTCCTGGCCGCGTTGGTGTGCGCGGTGGCGCTGCTCGGGATGAGCGCGCCGCTGCTCGTCGCGAGCGCGGACGACACCGACGGTCCGCTCACGGTGCGGGTCGTCCGGGGTGAGGCAGGGGTCGGCGGCATTCTGGTGGTCGCCACCGACCCCAGCGGCGCCAGCGTCAGCGGCGTCACCGGACCGGACGGCGCCGCGCAGCTGGCCACCGCCCCGCTGTCCGGCGGGAAGTACCGGGTCGACGCCTCGATCCCGGCGTCGATGTCCGACCTCAAACCGGCCGCCGAGGACGCGAACCGGGCCAGTCTGACCGAGTTCGTCGACGTCAGCGGCGGCAAGGCGGTGACGCTGACGATGGGCGTCGGCGCCATGGACGGGCCCGTCCAGCTGGGCGACCGGACCTGGTTCGACACCGACGGCGACGGCGTCCAGGACGGCGACGAGCCGCCGCTGCCCGGCGTGAAGGTGCAGCTACTCGCCTGCGACGGCGGCGGTGCGCCGCTGGCGGAGAAGACCACCGACGGCGCCGGGCGCTACCTGTTCGGCCCGGCCGAGGGACTCCAGCCCAACACCTGCTACACCGTGCGCTTCGACTTCGGCGGCGTGAACACCGCGGCGCTGCCCGGTTCCCCGCCCGTCGACGGTCTCAAGTGGACCACCCCGCGCACGGGTGACCAGTCACTCGACTCCGATGTGGACCCATCGGCGGCCACGGTGCGGGTCACGGTCGGTCCGCCCGGATCGGTGGACCACACCGTCGACGCGGGCGTGGTCGGCGGGCTCAACCGCGTCGGCGACGTGGTGTGGGCCGACGTCAACCGCAACGGCCTGCAGGACCCGGGCGAACCGGGCATCGCCGACATCGGGGTGCGGCTGCAGAAGGCGGACGGCACCCCGGTCGCGGGCACCAGCACCGGCCCGCATGGGCAGTACGCCTTCTCGCACCTGCCCGACGGCGCCTACCAGGTCTGCTTCGACACCGCGGAGCTCCCGCCCCAGTACGGCGACTACCAGCTCACGAAGCCGCGCGCGGGCAACCCCGGTCAGGACTCCGCGCCCGACCCGGCCACCGGCTGCACCGCGCCGACCGAGCTGAAACCGGACCGCACCCAGGACCTCACGCTGGACGCCGGCCTCGCCCCGCCGGTCAACCGCATCGCCGCGCTGGTGTGGCAGGACGACGACGGCGACGGCCAGGCCGGTGCGATCGAGCCCGGCATCGCCGGGGTGCCGGTCAAGCTGCGCAGCGAGGACGGCACGCAGTTCGCGATGACCACCACCGGACCGGACGGGCGCTACGCCTTCGACGACCTGCCGTCTGGCTCGTTCGCGGTGTGCTTCGACCTGGCCAACCTGCCGCCCTCCGCCGCCGACTTCACGCCGGTGCCCAAGAGCGCGGCCTCCGGCGCCGACCCGGCGACCGGCTGCACGTCCGTGGTCACGCTCGGCCTCGGCAAACGCGAGGAAACCACGCTCAACGTCGGTCTGGCCGCGCCGCCCAACCGCATCGGCGACCGCGTGTGGACCGACACGAACCGCAATGGCATCGCCGACGCGGCCGAGTCCGGGCCGAGCGGGGTGCCGGTCAAGCTGCTCCGCGCGGACGGCACCGAGGAGAGCACGACGACGACCGGCGCGGACGGGCAGTACCGCTTCTCCGGAATGCCGGACGGCACCTACCAGGTGTGCGTGGACCGTGCCGCGCTGCCGTCCCCGGTCACCGGCTACCAGTTCACGCGCCCGCGCGCCGGCGAGTCCACGAAGGACTCCGATGTGGACCTGGCGACCGGCTGCACCAGGCCGGTTTCGGTCGGCGTGGGGAGCAGGGAGGACAACACCGTCGGTGTCGGGTTGCTCCCGGCCCGCAACCGGGTCGGTGACCTGCTGTGGGTCGACCGCGACGGCAACGGCGCCCAGGACCCGGACGAGCCGGGTGCGGCGGGGGTCGCGGTGACGATGACGGACACCGAGGGCAGGCCCGTCGCCACGACGCGGACCGCCGCGGACGGCTCCTATCTGCTCGACGACCTGCCCGACGGCACCTACCGGGTGTGCTTCGACCTGGGCGAGGCATACCGCGACTTCCGGCTCGCCGCGGGCGAGGACGGGTGCGCGGGCCCGGTGAACGTCGGGCCGAAGCCGCACGAGGACCTGTCCGTGCGCGTCGCGCTGGTCAGCGGCAACCCCGCGGTGGTGCCCGCGGCGCAGGAGTCGTCGAGCGGCGGCGGTGGCTTCCCGGTCGGCTGGGTCCTGTTCGGCGTCGTCGCCGCGTTCGGGCTGGTCGTCGGGGTGCGTTGGTGGAAGGCTGCCGGACAGGACGAGTGA
- a CDS encoding aspartate kinase produces the protein MALVVQKYGGSSLESADRIKRVAERIVNTKKAGNDVVVVCSAMGDTTDELLDLAQQVNPVPPEREMDMLLTAGERISNALVAMAISAHGFEAWSFTGSQAGVVTTGVHGNARIIDVTPSRVTEALDQGYIALVAGFQGVSQDTKDITTLGRGGSDTTAVALAAALDADACEIYSDVDGVYTADPRIVPNARKLDTIPYEEMLELAASGSKILHLRSVEYARRYGVPMRVRSSYSDKPGTTVAGSIEEIPVEQALITGVAHDRSEAKVTVTGVPDHAGAAARIFRVIAAAEIDIDMVLQNISNTAGRTDITFTLSKANGPKAVAELEKLKGELEFDSVLYDDQVGKVSLVGAGMRSHPGVTATFCEALAKVGVNIEIINTSEIRISVLIRDAQLDDAVRAIHEAFELGGDEEAVVYAGSGR, from the coding sequence GTGGCGCTCGTGGTCCAGAAATACGGCGGTTCGTCGCTGGAGAGCGCTGATCGCATCAAGCGCGTGGCCGAGCGGATCGTGAACACCAAGAAGGCGGGCAACGACGTGGTCGTCGTCTGTTCCGCGATGGGTGACACCACCGACGAGTTGCTCGACCTGGCACAGCAGGTCAACCCGGTGCCGCCGGAACGAGAGATGGACATGCTGCTCACCGCGGGCGAGCGCATTTCCAACGCGCTGGTGGCGATGGCGATTTCGGCACACGGTTTCGAGGCGTGGTCGTTCACCGGTTCCCAGGCGGGCGTCGTTACGACGGGCGTGCACGGCAACGCGCGCATCATCGACGTCACGCCCAGCCGCGTCACCGAGGCGCTCGACCAGGGCTACATCGCCCTGGTCGCCGGGTTCCAGGGCGTCTCGCAGGACACCAAGGACATCACCACGCTCGGCCGCGGTGGATCGGACACCACCGCGGTGGCGCTCGCCGCGGCGCTCGACGCCGACGCGTGCGAGATCTACTCCGATGTGGACGGTGTGTACACCGCCGACCCGCGGATCGTCCCCAACGCACGCAAACTCGACACCATCCCGTACGAGGAGATGCTCGAACTCGCCGCGAGCGGTTCGAAGATCCTGCACCTGCGCTCGGTCGAATACGCCCGCCGCTACGGCGTGCCGATGCGCGTCCGTTCGTCCTACAGCGACAAGCCGGGCACCACCGTGGCCGGTTCGATTGAGGAGATCCCCGTGGAACAAGCGTTGATCACCGGTGTGGCGCACGACCGGTCGGAGGCCAAGGTCACCGTCACCGGGGTGCCCGACCACGCCGGTGCCGCGGCGCGGATCTTCCGGGTCATCGCCGCCGCCGAGATCGACATCGACATGGTCCTGCAGAACATCTCCAACACCGCGGGCCGCACCGACATCACCTTCACACTGTCCAAGGCGAACGGTCCCAAGGCCGTCGCCGAGCTGGAGAAGCTGAAGGGCGAGCTGGAGTTCGACTCCGTGCTCTACGACGACCAGGTCGGCAAGGTGTCGCTGGTGGGCGCGGGCATGCGCTCGCACCCCGGCGTCACCGCGACCTTCTGCGAGGCGCTGGCCAAGGTCGGCGTCAACATCGAAATCATCAACACCTCGGAGATCCGGATCTCGGTCCTGATCCGCGACGCGCAGCTGGACGACGCGGTGCGCGCGATCCACGAGGCGTTCGAACTGGGCGGCGACGAGGAAGCCGTTGTCTACGCGGGGAGTGGTCGCTGA
- a CDS encoding AAA family ATPase: MRTTGTALEMSIGPRALLVIAGLPGSGKSTLLRSTQASRPVEVLDSDQMRDRLAAALPPGTPYRRYRPAVHVLHRLRVVLAAIRTPGPVVVHDPATGAATRAWLVLTGLLTGRRRHLLWVDCTPEEALTGQRTRGRVLRSASFCRHLRRLPRVRALLTEGKRRGWNELTVIDRDTAARGLHLIVA; the protein is encoded by the coding sequence ATGAGGACCACCGGCACCGCACTGGAGATGTCGATCGGACCGCGGGCGCTGCTCGTCATCGCCGGGCTGCCGGGCTCGGGCAAGAGCACCCTGCTGCGCAGCACACAGGCCAGTCGCCCGGTCGAGGTCCTCGACTCCGACCAGATGCGGGACCGGCTCGCCGCCGCCCTGCCGCCGGGCACGCCGTACCGCCGCTACCGCCCGGCGGTGCACGTCCTGCACCGGCTGCGCGTGGTGCTGGCCGCGATCCGCACGCCCGGCCCGGTCGTCGTGCACGATCCGGCGACCGGCGCGGCGACCAGGGCGTGGCTGGTGCTGACCGGGCTGCTCACCGGACGGCGACGGCACCTCCTGTGGGTGGACTGCACGCCGGAGGAGGCGCTGACCGGACAGCGGACGCGCGGCCGCGTGCTGCGGTCGGCGTCGTTCTGCCGCCACCTCCGGCGGCTGCCGCGCGTGCGTGCCCTGCTCACCGAAGGCAAGCGCCGCGGCTGGAACGAACTCACCGTCATCGACCGTGACACCGCCGCCCGCGGCCTGCACCTGATCGTCGCCTGA